In Chlorocebus sabaeus isolate Y175 chromosome 11, mChlSab1.0.hap1, whole genome shotgun sequence, one DNA window encodes the following:
- the TXNRD1 gene encoding thioredoxin reductase 1, cytoplasmic isoform X1, with the protein MNGPEDLPESYDYDLIIIGGGSGGLAAAKEAAQYGKKVMVLDFVTPTPLGTRWGLGGTCVNVGCIPKKLMHQAALLGQALQDSRNYGWKVEETVKHDWDRMIEAVQNHIGSLNWGYRVALREKKVVYENAYGQFIGPHRIKATNNKGKEKIYSAERFLIATGERPRYLGIPGDKEYCISSDDLFSLPYCPGKTLVVGASYVALECAGFLAGIGLDVTVMVRSILLRGFDQDMANKIGEHMEEHGIKFIRQFVPIKIEQIEAGTPGRLRVVAQSTNSEEIIEGEYNTVLLAIGRDACTRKIGLETVGVKINEKTGKIPVTDEEQTNVPYIYAIGDILEDKVELTPVAIQAGRLLAQRLYAGSTVKCDYENVPTTVFTPLEYGACGLSEEKAVEKFGEENIEVYHSYFWPLEWTIPSRDNNKCYAKIICNTKDNERVVGFHVLGPNAGEVTQGFAAALKCGLTKKQLDSTIGIHPVCAEVFTTLSVTKRSGASILQAGC; encoded by the exons ATGAACGGCCCTGAGGATCTTCCCGAGTCCTATGACTATGACCTTATCATCATTGGAGGTGGCTCAGGAGGCCTGGCAGCTGCTAAG gaGGCAGCCCAATATGGCAAGAAGGTGATGGTCCTGGACTTTGTCACTCCCACCCCTCTTGGAACTAGATGGG GTCTCGGAGGAACATGTGTGAATGTGGGTTGCATACCTAAAAAACTGATGCATCAAGCAGCTTTATTAGGGCAAGCCCTACAAGACTCTCGAAACTATGGATGGAAAGTTGAGGAGACAG TTAAGCATGATTGGGACAGAATGATAGAAGCTGTACAGAATCACATTGGCTCTTTGAATTGGGGCTACCGAGTAGCTCTGCGGGAGAAAAAAGTTGTCTATGAGAATGCTTACGGGCAGTTTATTGGTCCTCACAGGATTAAG GCAACAAATaataaaggcaaagaaaaaatttattcagCAGAGAGATTTCTCATTGCCACTGGTGAAAGACCACGTTACTTGGGCATCCCTGGTGACAAAGAATACTGCATTAGcag tgatgATCTTTTCTCCTTGCCTTACTGCCCGGGTAAGACCCTGGTCGTTGGAGCATCCTATGTCGCTTTGGAGTGTGCTGGATTTCTTGCTGGTATTGGTTTAGATGTCACTGTTATGGTTAGGTCCATTCTTCTTAGAGGATTTGACCAGGACATGGCCAACAAAATTGGTGAACACATGGAAGAACATGGCATCAAGTTTATAAGACAGTTTGTACCAATTAAA ATTGAACAAATTGAAGCGGGGACACCAGGCCGACTCAGAGTAGTAGCTCAGTCCACCAATAGTGAGGAAATCATTGAAGGAGAGTATAATACG GTGTTGCTGGCAATAGGAAGAGATGCTTGCACAAGAAAAATTGGCTTAGAAACTGTAGGGGTGAAGATAaatgaaaa GACTGGAAAAATACCTGTCACAGATGAAGAACAGACCAATGTGCCTTACATCTATGCCATTGGCGATATATTGGAGGATAAGGTGGAGCTCACCCCAGTTGCAATccaggcaggaagattgctggcTCAGAGGCTCTATGCAGGTTCCACTGTCAAG TGTGACTATGAAAATGTTCCAACCACTGTATTTACTCCTTTGGAATACGGTGCTTGTGGCCtttctgaggagaaagctgtggaGAAGTTTGGGGAAGAAAATATTGAG gTTTACCATAGTTACTTTTGGCCATTGGAATGGACGATTCCATCAAGAGATAACAACAAATGTTATGCAAAAATAATCTGTAATACTAAAGACAAT gaACGTGTTGTGGGCTTTCACGTACTGGGTCCAAATGCTGGAGAAGTTACACAAGGCTTCGCAGCTGCACTCAAATGTGGACTGACCAAAAAGCAGCTGGACAGCACAATTGGAATCCACCCTGTCTGTGCAGAG
- the TXNRD1 gene encoding thioredoxin reductase 1, cytoplasmic isoform X2, producing MLSRLVLNSWAQAIIRPRPPKVLGLQVTTFSEAYQEGRLQKLLKMNGPEDLPESYDYDLIIIGGGSGGLAAAKEAAQYGKKVMVLDFVTPTPLGTRWGLGGTCVNVGCIPKKLMHQAALLGQALQDSRNYGWKVEETVKHDWDRMIEAVQNHIGSLNWGYRVALREKKVVYENAYGQFIGPHRIKATNNKGKEKIYSAERFLIATGERPRYLGIPGDKEYCISSDDLFSLPYCPGKTLVVGASYVALECAGFLAGIGLDVTVMVRSILLRGFDQDMANKIGEHMEEHGIKFIRQFVPIKIEQIEAGTPGRLRVVAQSTNSEEIIEGEYNTVLLAIGRDACTRKIGLETVGVKINEKTGKIPVTDEEQTNVPYIYAIGDILEDKVELTPVAIQAGRLLAQRLYAGSTVKCDYENVPTTVFTPLEYGACGLSEEKAVEKFGEENIEVYHSYFWPLEWTIPSRDNNKCYAKIICNTKDNERVVGFHVLGPNAGEVTQGFAAALKCGLTKKQLDSTIGIHPVCAEVFTTLSVTKRSGASILQAGC from the exons gcTTATCAGGAGGGCAGACTTCAAAAGCTACTAAAAATGAACGGCCCTGAGGATCTTCCCGAGTCCTATGACTATGACCTTATCATCATTGGAGGTGGCTCAGGAGGCCTGGCAGCTGCTAAG gaGGCAGCCCAATATGGCAAGAAGGTGATGGTCCTGGACTTTGTCACTCCCACCCCTCTTGGAACTAGATGGG GTCTCGGAGGAACATGTGTGAATGTGGGTTGCATACCTAAAAAACTGATGCATCAAGCAGCTTTATTAGGGCAAGCCCTACAAGACTCTCGAAACTATGGATGGAAAGTTGAGGAGACAG TTAAGCATGATTGGGACAGAATGATAGAAGCTGTACAGAATCACATTGGCTCTTTGAATTGGGGCTACCGAGTAGCTCTGCGGGAGAAAAAAGTTGTCTATGAGAATGCTTACGGGCAGTTTATTGGTCCTCACAGGATTAAG GCAACAAATaataaaggcaaagaaaaaatttattcagCAGAGAGATTTCTCATTGCCACTGGTGAAAGACCACGTTACTTGGGCATCCCTGGTGACAAAGAATACTGCATTAGcag tgatgATCTTTTCTCCTTGCCTTACTGCCCGGGTAAGACCCTGGTCGTTGGAGCATCCTATGTCGCTTTGGAGTGTGCTGGATTTCTTGCTGGTATTGGTTTAGATGTCACTGTTATGGTTAGGTCCATTCTTCTTAGAGGATTTGACCAGGACATGGCCAACAAAATTGGTGAACACATGGAAGAACATGGCATCAAGTTTATAAGACAGTTTGTACCAATTAAA ATTGAACAAATTGAAGCGGGGACACCAGGCCGACTCAGAGTAGTAGCTCAGTCCACCAATAGTGAGGAAATCATTGAAGGAGAGTATAATACG GTGTTGCTGGCAATAGGAAGAGATGCTTGCACAAGAAAAATTGGCTTAGAAACTGTAGGGGTGAAGATAaatgaaaa GACTGGAAAAATACCTGTCACAGATGAAGAACAGACCAATGTGCCTTACATCTATGCCATTGGCGATATATTGGAGGATAAGGTGGAGCTCACCCCAGTTGCAATccaggcaggaagattgctggcTCAGAGGCTCTATGCAGGTTCCACTGTCAAG TGTGACTATGAAAATGTTCCAACCACTGTATTTACTCCTTTGGAATACGGTGCTTGTGGCCtttctgaggagaaagctgtggaGAAGTTTGGGGAAGAAAATATTGAG gTTTACCATAGTTACTTTTGGCCATTGGAATGGACGATTCCATCAAGAGATAACAACAAATGTTATGCAAAAATAATCTGTAATACTAAAGACAAT gaACGTGTTGTGGGCTTTCACGTACTGGGTCCAAATGCTGGAGAAGTTACACAAGGCTTCGCAGCTGCACTCAAATGTGGACTGACCAAAAAGCAGCTGGACAGCACAATTGGAATCCACCCTGTCTGTGCAGAG